One window from the genome of Candidatus Eremiobacteraceae bacterium encodes:
- a CDS encoding helix-turn-helix domain-containing protein, with amino-acid sequence MSKTEKHFVENKPQLAALASGVRQEIVDVLPRLGTVSVAELAAALGRPPDALYYHVRALLRVGLIVRTGFAQKGRRQESAYRAVAPQLELRLDPRSPAREKAASAIVSSMMRMGIRDYGRSIRRADVVASGPDRDLWALRTTGWLTPANVAKVARSIQRLLTSVSQPKGPGQLYGLTLVFAPLHQRGRERKRRP; translated from the coding sequence ATGAGCAAAACTGAAAAACACTTCGTCGAAAATAAACCGCAACTGGCGGCGCTCGCCTCCGGAGTCCGGCAAGAGATCGTCGACGTGCTTCCTCGGCTGGGGACGGTCTCGGTCGCGGAATTGGCTGCAGCGCTCGGCAGACCACCCGACGCGCTCTACTACCACGTCCGCGCTTTGCTGCGCGTCGGCTTGATCGTGCGCACCGGCTTCGCGCAAAAGGGTCGCCGTCAGGAATCCGCATATCGAGCGGTCGCCCCTCAGCTCGAGCTGCGCCTCGACCCGCGGAGTCCCGCGAGGGAAAAGGCGGCTTCGGCGATCGTGAGTTCGATGATGCGCATGGGCATCCGCGATTATGGGCGATCCATCAGACGTGCTGACGTCGTCGCCTCAGGGCCGGATCGCGATCTCTGGGCGCTCCGCACTACGGGTTGGTTAACGCCTGCCAATGTTGCGAAGGTCGCCCGCTCGATTCAGCGCCTGCTGACCAGCGTCTCGCAGCCAAAGGGACCCGGTCAGCTCTACGGTCTCACTCTCGTCTTCGCGCCGCTGCATCAACGGGGCCGCGAAAGGAAACGGCGGCCATGA
- the sseA gene encoding 3-mercaptopyruvate sulfurtransferase, whose amino-acid sequence MSTNEDPLVSTDWLVGHLADPHVRVIDASFKMPGATPRPSEEYLKSHIPGAAFFDVDAVSDHGSPLPHMYPAAEQFARDVAALGISDDDLVVVYDSGSWLAAPRAWWMFLSFGHDKAAVLDGGLKKWVLEGRPTESGIVRAQPGRFAAAFDGAFVRNRQQVLANIDSRAEQVLDARARDRFEGTAAEPWPGRRSGHIRGSRNVPYGDLIEPATGAMKPLSDLRRSFSGAGVDLERPIVTMCGSGVSASVLTFALYRLGVRGSALYDGSWAEWGLPDGPPIVVGPA is encoded by the coding sequence ATGAGCACCAACGAAGATCCGCTCGTCTCAACCGATTGGCTAGTCGGACATCTCGCAGACCCGCACGTGCGTGTCATCGATGCCTCGTTCAAAATGCCTGGGGCAACGCCGCGCCCGAGCGAGGAATATCTCAAGAGTCATATCCCCGGTGCCGCGTTTTTCGATGTCGACGCCGTCTCGGACCACGGGAGCCCGCTGCCGCACATGTATCCCGCTGCGGAGCAATTCGCCCGCGATGTCGCAGCGCTCGGAATCTCCGATGATGATCTCGTCGTCGTCTACGACTCGGGGAGTTGGCTGGCCGCGCCGCGCGCATGGTGGATGTTCTTGAGTTTCGGCCACGATAAGGCGGCGGTGCTCGACGGCGGCCTGAAAAAATGGGTATTGGAAGGTCGCCCGACGGAATCCGGAATTGTCAGAGCGCAGCCCGGACGATTCGCCGCGGCGTTCGATGGCGCTTTCGTGCGGAACAGACAGCAAGTGCTCGCGAATATCGACTCACGCGCCGAACAGGTTCTCGATGCGCGCGCGCGCGACCGGTTCGAAGGAACCGCTGCGGAGCCTTGGCCGGGCCGCCGCTCGGGGCACATACGTGGAAGCCGCAACGTCCCCTATGGAGACCTGATCGAACCCGCGACCGGCGCGATGAAGCCTCTCTCAGACTTGCGCCGCTCCTTCTCCGGCGCGGGCGTGGACCTTGAACGGCCGATCGTCACGATGTGCGGCTCCGGCGTATCGGCGAGCGTTTTGACGTTCGCCCTTTATCGTCTCGGCGTCCGCGGCTCGGCGCTCTACGACGGCTCGTGGGCGGAATGGGGATTGCCCGACGGGCCGCCAATCGTCGTGGGGCCTGCGTAA